In Chiroxiphia lanceolata isolate bChiLan1 chromosome 2, bChiLan1.pri, whole genome shotgun sequence, a single genomic region encodes these proteins:
- the DRD3 gene encoding D(3) dopamine receptor: MAVFTRASSHPNTTNPIPCGANNTTEPDLPHSHAYYALCYCLLILAIIFGNVLVCLAVLRERTLQTTTNYLVVSLAVADLLVATLVMPWMVYLEVTGGVWTFSRICCDIFVTMDVMMCTASILNLCAISIDRYTAVVKPVQYQYSTGQSSCRRVSVMIVVVWMLAFAVSCPLLFGFNTTGDPSVCSISNPSFIIYSSLVSFYLPFMVTLLLYVRIYLVLRQRQKKRTLTRQGSHSASTKPCHAHKEHMERKALPNGCQGTFPPCLPLKCTGQEMSTKRKLLTVFSLQRYRSFCHEASLTKTPGTTQNSRQEERRMCTKPGVEVQRLSNGKTISSLKLAQQQPRLIQLRERKATQMLAIVLGTFIVCWLPFFLIHILNAHCPSCHVPPRLYSASTWLGYVNSALNPIIYTTFNTDFRKAFLKILCC; the protein is encoded by the exons ATGGCCGTCTTCACAAGAGCCAGCAGTCATCCTAACACCACTAACCCCATCCCCTGTGGGGCAAACAACACTACAGAGCCTGACCTGCCACATTCACATGCCTACTATGCCCTCTGCTACTGCCTCTTGATTTTGGCCATCATCTTTGGGAACGTGCTAGTTTGCTTAGCTGTGCTGAGGGAACGCACCTTGCAAACCACAACAAACTATCTTGTGGTGAGCCTGGCAGTGGCAGATTTGCTGGTGGCTACTTTGGTGATGCCATGGATGGTGTACCTAGAG GTGACCGGAGGAGTCTGGACATTCAGCCGTATCTGTTGTGATATCTTCGTCACCATGGATGTAATGATGTGCACAGCCAGCATTTTAAACCTCTGTGCTATCAGCATCGACAG ATACACCGCAGTGGTGAAACCAGTTCAATACCAGTACAGCACTgggcagagctcctgcaggaggGTGTCTGTCATGATCGTGGTAGTCTGGATGCTGGCATTTGCAGTGTCATGTCCTCTCCTCTTTGGCTTCAATACTACAG ggGATCCTAGTGTCTGTTCCATATCCAACCCTAGTTTCATCATCTACTCCTCTTTGGTGTCCTTCTACCTCCCCTTCATGGTGACCCTGCTGCTCTATGTCCGGATTTATCTCGTGCTAAGACAAAGGCAAAAGAAGAGAACCCTCACCCGGCAGGGCAGCCACAGCGCCAGCACCAAACCGTGCCATGCACACAAA GAACACATGGAGAGAAAAGCTTTGCCAAATGGATGCCAAGGCACCTTTCCCCCCTGTCTCCCACTCAAATGCACAGGCCAGGAGATGTCTACCAAAAGGAAGTTGCTGACTGTCTTCAGCCTGCAGCGGTACCGGAGCTTCTGCCATGAGGCATCCCTCACCAAGACACCAGGGACTACACAAAACAGCAGGCAGGAAGAGAGGAGAATGTGTACAAAACCAGGAGTGGAGGTACAGAGGCTCAGCAATGGCAAAACCATCAGCTCTTTgaagctggcacagcagcagccccgaCTGATCCAGCTCCGGGAGAGAAAGGCTACACAGATGCTAGCGATTGTCCTGG GCACATTCATAGTTTGCTGGCTGCCCTTCTTCTTGATTCACATCCTCAATGCCCACTGCCCATCCTGCCATGTGCCTCCAAGGCTTTACAGTGCCAGCACTTGGCTTGGCTACGTCAACAGTGCCCTCAACCCCATCATCTACACAACCTTCAACACTGACTTCCGCAAAGCCTTCCTCAAGATCCTGTGCTGCTGA